In Bacteroidetes Order II. bacterium, a genomic segment contains:
- the rplD gene encoding 50S ribosomal protein L4, whose product MELTVYTRDGQNAGRTITLDDSVFGIAPNNHAIWLDVRSIQAAGRQGTHKSKERSEVARSTRKLYRQKGTGGARSGDYKSPLKRGGGTVFGPRPHKYVVSVNRKTKQLARRSALSYKATADALRVVENFEMDVPRTKDMVAVLNALQLAGQKVLVLTGNHDEVIFKSGRNLPKVSVMEAANVSTLDLMNAQVVLMQESAVEELTALLSKQAQ is encoded by the coding sequence ATGGAACTCACAGTTTATACACGAGACGGACAAAACGCAGGCCGCACCATTACACTGGATGACTCGGTGTTCGGTATTGCGCCCAATAACCATGCAATTTGGTTAGATGTCCGCTCGATTCAAGCCGCAGGCCGTCAAGGCACGCATAAGTCAAAAGAACGAAGCGAGGTAGCACGTTCTACCCGTAAATTGTATCGCCAGAAAGGAACGGGTGGTGCTCGTTCTGGTGACTACAAGTCGCCTTTAAAACGGGGTGGTGGTACAGTTTTTGGACCACGGCCACATAAATATGTCGTGAGTGTGAACCGTAAAACCAAGCAATTGGCTCGCCGTTCTGCGCTCAGCTACAAAGCAACAGCCGATGCCCTGCGTGTGGTCGAAAACTTTGAAATGGATGTACCACGCACCAAAGATATGGTGGCAGTATTGAATGCGCTTCAATTGGCAGGCCAAAAAGTATTGGTTCTTACGGGGAATCACGACGAGGTGATTTTCAAATCTGGACGTAACCTTCCGAAAGTAAGCGTTATGGAAGCCGCCAATGTTTCAACCCTAGATCTGATGAACGCACAAGTAGTGTTGATGCAAGAGAGTGCAGTGGAAGAACTCACTGCTCTTCTTTCTAAGCAAGCCCAATAA
- the rplC gene encoding 50S ribosomal protein L3, giving the protein MSAILGKKIGMTSVFDAAGNQVICTVVEAGPCVVTQVRTEEADGYTAVQLAFGEAKEKNTTKAMKGHFQKAGTTPKRHLVEFRNYEKEVSLGDTLSAEDVLTEGMKVDVSGTSKGKGFQGVVKRHGFSGVGMRTHGQHNRMRAPGSLGQSSDPSRVFKGMKMAGRTGGDRVTLKKLTVVRVLTDQNLVLIKGAIPGAKNSLVEIRKAK; this is encoded by the coding sequence ATGAGCGCTATCTTAGGAAAAAAAATCGGTATGACGAGCGTCTTTGACGCTGCCGGAAATCAGGTAATCTGTACCGTCGTCGAAGCCGGACCATGCGTCGTCACACAGGTGAGAACAGAAGAAGCAGACGGTTATACCGCTGTTCAACTCGCCTTTGGAGAAGCAAAAGAAAAAAACACCACGAAGGCCATGAAGGGCCACTTTCAGAAGGCAGGTACCACACCCAAACGCCATCTGGTGGAATTTCGGAACTACGAAAAAGAAGTATCTCTCGGAGACACGCTCTCGGCTGAGGACGTGCTGACGGAAGGCATGAAAGTAGATGTGTCTGGTACATCAAAAGGGAAAGGTTTTCAAGGGGTTGTAAAGCGTCACGGCTTTAGCGGCGTTGGGATGCGGACGCACGGTCAGCATAACCGGATGCGCGCCCCAGGTTCTTTGGGACAGTCTTCCGATCCTAGCCGCGTTTTCAAAGGAATGAAAATGGCGGGCCGCACTGGTGGAGACCGGGTAACCCTCAAAAAACTGACGGTTGTTCGGGTATTGACGGATCAAAACTTGGTGCTCATCAAGGGCGCAATTCCAGGTGCAAAGAACAGTTTGGTTGAAATCCGTAAAGCCAAATAG
- the tuf gene encoding elongation factor Tu (EF-Tu; promotes GTP-dependent binding of aminoacyl-tRNA to the A-site of ribosomes during protein biosynthesis; when the tRNA anticodon matches the mRNA codon, GTP hydrolysis results; the inactive EF-Tu-GDP leaves the ribosome and release of GDP is promoted by elongation factor Ts; many prokaryotes have two copies of the gene encoding EF-Tu), which yields EMIMPGDNTQFKVDLIQPIAMEVGLRFAIREGGRTVGAGVVSKILD from the coding sequence GAAATGATTATGCCTGGTGACAATACCCAATTCAAGGTGGATCTCATCCAACCGATTGCGATGGAAGTAGGTCTCCGCTTTGCCATCCGCGAAGGTGGACGCACCGTTGGGGCTGGTGTGGTATCCAAAATCCTTGATTAA
- the rpsJ gene encoding 30S ribosomal protein S10: MASQKIRIKLKSYDHTLIDKSAEKIIKTVKATGAVVSGPIPLPTDKQIHTVLRSPHVDKKSREQFESRSHKRLIDILSTSSKTVDALMKLELPSGVDVEIKVP; the protein is encoded by the coding sequence ATGGCAAGCCAAAAAATTAGAATCAAGCTAAAGTCTTACGACCATACGCTGATTGACAAGAGCGCCGAAAAAATTATCAAAACGGTAAAAGCCACCGGTGCTGTTGTAAGCGGTCCTATTCCGCTCCCCACCGATAAGCAAATTCATACAGTTTTGCGCTCTCCACACGTAGATAAGAAGAGCCGCGAACAGTTTGAGTCTCGCAGCCACAAGCGCCTTATTGACATCCTTTCTACTTCTTCCAAGACAGTAGATGCGCTTATGAAACTCGAATTGCCGAGTGGAGTGGATGTCGAAATTAAGGTTCCTTAA